The sequence aaggaagttagattggcttcaaccagagccagggccttttcaactctggctccggcctggtggaacactctgcctcatgagaccagggccctgcaggatctgatttctttctgcagggcctgtaagacagagttgttccgcctggcctttggcttggagccaatttgattccctccctccctctctttcttttttcttttccttctcctcctgcgatgaggctacattttaatattttaatgttcaattattttaatgttgttttttatttttgtttttaagttgtaatcattcatcttgtttttattattgcttgtaagccgctctgagcccagcgttggctggggagggtggggtataaataaaaaattattattattattattatcctttccCACATTGCCCTGCCTCAGGAATCCCCTGTGCACCCAGCCCAGTGTCACACTTGAGCCCAGGGCTGGAGTCTCCTGCCTTGCGCCTCACTAACACTTGCTCTGCTCCCATTTCTCTTGCCTCAGAGAAACCAGGCCAGAAGCTGCCAGGCCTCCCCCATGCCAAAGCAGCCCCTTTGGGCACTCCTGACATGGCGCCCTGGACTGGGCCCTCTCAGTCCGAGACCTCCTTCCATGCCCTTTTCAAGCCTGTGGTGTCCTTCTTGCACAGTGTCCCTTTCTCGGCAGCAGGAACACCCAGCTCCTGCAGCTTCTTCCAAGACCCCCTGGGAGAGAAGGCGCCAGCTGCCGAAGGGGAGCAGCGGCCGAGGACCCTGCTGCTCCAAGGCAAGGCGAAGCAGAAGGCAAGCCGGAGCAGAGGCTCACCCAGGCACTTCCGGAGCAAGTGGCAGGGGGTGAAGCTGCCGCCCGTGCCCAGCATCACCAACCTCAACTTCAGCCGCAatttcaccttctccttctttgaGCTGCCTCCGCATCAGGGCCCCCAGTACTGGCTGCAGCGACAGCAGCTCATCCGCCTCCTCATGAAGCAGCTGCAGTAGCAAGCCCCGGCCTACCTCTGGGGCGCTGGGTGCAAAACAAGAGGGACGGCCGCCAGGTGCCATGGGTGGAACGGGCAGCTTGCACCACCTCTCACAGGAAGATACGCTAAATTCAGCCTTGAGCCTTGGAGAAAGCGCCCTCCTGGTTATAGTGGGGCCCACAGAAATAAGATACGCACAGCCCCCATTCAGTCAGCTTGCCTCTCTGCTCCTCAATGAAGCTGCTGACAGGAGATGCTGGTCAGTTTGTCAACGCTGGCAACATCTGagtcctctttccctccctttccttgtCCTAAGCCGCAAGCTGATGCTGCAGACAGGAGCCTCTGCCCACCCTGGTATGCACAGAGCAAGTCTTTGCAACTGCCATGGACAACAAACGCCCCCTGCTCTAAGCAACAACTTTGCCTTCTGCCCAAATGGCAGACAGACATCTGTGTTTGTGTGAGGCTATGCAACTTCGTTTACAAACTTTCTTTTCTGATACAGGTGCCAAAGATTTTCTGTATGTGGGTAGGGACATGGCGTAGCTGGGGTGTCAGTCAGCTcagaacagaataaaaacaaccaatGAACCACCATTTGCATCCATCCTCTGTGCTTTCTTTTGGATTGCTCATATGCCAGCTTTTGTTGTGCCTTCGGTCCGCTGTGAGGAAAATGGGAGGGATAAAAGCAACGCAGCCACTACAGTGTTTAACCTGTGTGCTCCCCCAGGGGAGTTTTTAGCCTATATGTTCCTAACTggaatgtcacaactttggctcCACAAAGAATTTCATCAGGCCCCCACCATCCGGAATGTAGGCGAAGTCTGTGCCCTCTCTCCTCGCCAGCATCGCCATCAGGTCGCTTTGGTTCAAGTCCAAAACACTGCATGTATCCGGGCCAGGCTGAGCTGTGAAGGGTGATTGTCCAACAGCAACAGTACCGCACGCACCCTCCCCATTCTTGGTCATGTGACTGCGCTGTCCATTGCTCCTCGCAACAGAGCTGGCCAATGGGAGGGCCGGGGCAGGTTGCCTGTAGTCACCCCTGCAGGCTTGCTCAGATCTGGCTCAGAGGAGGCAAGTGGAGGGTGGCCAGGGCACTGCAGAACACTTCTCTCACTGCTCTCATCAGCTGCAACCGGGCAAACATCTGACCGAATAAGTGGGGACGTGGTTCCTGTTGGGAGCAAAAACAGGATCGTCACAGGGGCCTGGTGCAACAGCTCTGAGGGCTGAGTGGCGGGTTTGTGCCTTCCCTTAACGGGTGCATTTCTCCATTAGTGCCCATGGACAGGGCCCCCTTCATCGTGCAGAGGGCGCTGTGTAGACCTGAATTTCGTGGGAACAAAGGCTAATGTGCTGGAAATTATGTTATTGACAACTTTCTATGATGACAGCGGTGTCAGTGACGGCATCAGCTGACTCTGAGTTATTAAATTGATGCCTGTCACTCTCACTCAAAGGCAAATTACACTTGTGGCTTTAGGCTCATAAAGCTGATCCTTTTGTCTACCTCTTCACCTTAGTTAACGTTTTGAAAATATTAGTACATCCTAAATGGAAGCTTCTAGCTAGCAAAGCTTCAGAAATGAGCTTCACATGGTGGGAACAGAAGTCTTTGGAGCCTTCTGctccaaaggtaaaggtaaaggcacccctaaccattaggtccagtcgtgaccgactctggggttgtggcgctcatctcgctttattggccgagggagccggcatacagcttctgggtcatgtggctagcatgactaagccgcttctggcaaaccagagcagcgcacggaaacgccatttaccttcccactggagcggtacctatttatctacttgcactttgacgtgcttttgaactgctaggttggcaggagcagggattgagcaatgggagctcaccctgttgcggggattcaaaccgccgaccttctgatcggcaagtcctaggctctgtggtataacccacagcaccacctgcgtcccttcctcTTTATCACGATTCTTGCAGAAAATATATATGCAGAGGATATAAAATAGAGCGGGGCTTCTTTTTTCCACTAGGTATAGTACAGCCTTAGCATGGGTGACTGAAGATGCCAACACAGCCTCCTGactcagaaataaataaaatatgccaAGTTATGCCCAAGCTGCACCTCACTCTTCCCTTTATGAAAATGGTTAAACAAACAAGGAAGCCAAAGTTCaccatagtttcctgttttgTCCGAACCAGGAAACCATGATTGATGGTTTCTAAGCAAGCAAAGATGTGAAGCTGCTCAAAGATGGGTTACAGATTGTGGCTTACCGGTATTTGGAAATCATTAACTGTAGTTCCAAGTTCAGACACAACAGGAAACCACCGTTAATTTCAGTTTCCTGGCTTAAAGGAGGAGTGAAATAGCTGCCAAGGAGCAGTCTGCAGGTGGACAGAACTCAAGACCTTTTCTGGCATACGAAGTCAGGGACCTACAAACCTGAAGCTGGCCACTCCCTAGGCTTCGCAACTCTCCAAAGCCGAGCCTTGAATCCAGATTTGAGGATTCAAGATCAGTATGTTTCAAAACGAGCCTATTACAAGTTTACCTGACTTGTAGCGAATGCACCTTTCGGGCCAGATGTTCATTATGTGGAAATAGCCTGAGCCGATGCAGTGTGGACTTGCAACTCACTGTATACCCAGCGACTCTCCTCCCAGAGCACTTACCCCTAGGATATGCACCCGGTTGTAGTAGGAACTGAAGTCCATGCTCAGCTGGATCAGGAACTTGCAAATCTGCAACACAAAGCAGAGCGATGCCAGATTCACCTATGGCTAAGAGGAAGCCAAGCtgataaaggggaggggggaaggcagCTCAACAGCCCCACCTCACAATATCTGAAAACTCAGCTCACCGCCTCCGTGCTGGCTGTGACTCTGAGCCCAGCGCTGGAGATGGGCACCTGCATCACTTGGCTCAGGATCTCCTGGAAAGGCAGGATACTGTTGAACAACAAAAGCCATTCGCCCTGCAGAAAGAGAAGACACATGTGGGAGTCTCAGTagcccagctttccccaaccagatgttttggactacgacccccatcatccttgaccactggccgtgattgctggggctgatgggggttttGGTCCAAATCATCATTACACCTATACTCATCCCCCAGTTTGTTAATTGGCAAGGAGGGAACCAAGCAATGAGATTTCGGACACAAGAAGCACAAGCACCTGACTGGTATAGAAGCACACGGCGATCTGGATTCCGTGAGCTGATTTGTGCAAGGCAGGTGTCTTGAGGCCTGTTTTGTAGCAGAAAGTTTGGACAAGGTAAACGTTTTCAGGGGCGCCCCGAGACATCTTGGCACCCGAGGCAAAACACCTTCCTGCTGCACCCACAATGTTGGGAGGGCATGAGGCTCTGCAAGGGCTTCCCTTCGAGGAAAAGCCCTTGCAAAGCCTTGCCACCCTACCaggctggggggctgggggggttaGATTCGCTAGGGGCAGCAAAGATGGGTAATGGAATACTCAGCTGCTCTGCTGCGGCCAAAGCCTTCCTTACCTGGGTTGCTCCTGCAGGGGGCAGCACAGAGCACCTGTAGGGGAACTGCTTCTTGCCTTTCCGCTGCCTGAAGCGGTTGCTTCACCCtgcttcatgggtgggccggctctgCATATTTTAGACCCTCCTCCATGCTTTCTAGCGGTTGCCCTAACTTGGCTCAACTTGCCAAATGATGTTTGTGTTCCCAACAAATCCAGCTGATCCTATAGGAGCAGCCCTGCAGGCCTGGATCATTGTGCAGGTGGTGACCATTTCACACAGGGGTTCCATTTCTGGCCCCTGTGCTTGTCAGCGGAGCATGTATAAGTGCGCCCTGCCCCCGTTCTGCCTTCTTACAGGTACAAAAGGATCCACGCACTGAAAACCACGCATCAATTGGATGTGCCTAAAATGGTCGCCGACTGTATTCTTTTGTTTACCTCTTCCCTGAGAGATGCGTAGTTCAGCTCCGAAGGTTGAGGAAAGGCTGGGTACAGACCTGGAATTGGATGGGAGAAATTTGTTACCATAGGAGCATCTTAGgcaaaagcctttcaggggatgcAATGATAGCCATACGGAGGGATTCACATTTCCTGCAGCGAAACTCCAAACCTGCCAGTTACAGAGAGCCATGCAGATTAAACCAACATTCCTAAATTTgctcagttttttttttttgtaattaatcCCAACTGCAACTAAAAAGTGGGTGGGGAAGCTGCAATATTTAGGAGTTCTAAAGGGCAAAATAAAGGGCTGCGTGGCATTTTGGAGAGCAGCAATAAACCAGGATGCGTAAAAGGGAAAAGGAGCTTGGGCCGTGGAGCAAGACATAAAGAGTTATAGGCAATGCGAGCTCTGctctagagtagacccactgaaattaatagacttgACTAACCTAGGTTCACTAATTCCAGCAGGTCTACGCTGCGTAGAAATGAGCTGAAGGAAGTGTGTGGGCACACCATCCCTCGACCGCTTTGCCCTTCTGAGTTCTAAATCTGGGAGACACTGCGTGCAAGTTTCAAAATCTGCCTCTGTAgtcaggaggggtgtgtgtgtgtgtgtgtgtgtgtgtgtgtgtgtgtgtgtgtaaagtgtcACAATTCAACACATGGCGAACGTTTTAATATCAGGTACCTTTCTGAATGCTTTTAACCAAGCCAAGGATCCATAGTTTCTGGCCACCTGCTACAAATCACTGGCCAATGCAAGGGACCCTCCCTGCTCCAGAAAATTCATTATGA comes from Podarcis raffonei isolate rPodRaf1 chromosome 2, rPodRaf1.pri, whole genome shotgun sequence and encodes:
- the LOC128408537 gene encoding uncharacterized protein LOC128408537 isoform X1, producing the protein MPFQPHFVPKARQRGAGSEQPQEMAPLEATGLLPLVAQRGSALPTASVTTHPGCAMRMSVTPGFRRCQGHGRTREDPARGKCTGWMEKVGAANKHQNKTAPKTPLTPRQNRMALPQMPKGGKVFEKPGQKLPGLPHAKAAPLGTPDMAPWTGPSQSETSFHALFKPVVSFLHSVPFSAAGTPSSCSFFQDPLGEKAPAAEGEQRPRTLLLQGKAKQKASRSRGSPRHFRSKWQGVKLPPVPSITNLNFSRNFTFSFFELPPHQGPQYWLQRQQLIRLLMKQLQ
- the LOC128408537 gene encoding uncharacterized protein LOC128408537 isoform X2, with the protein product MQGQRALRGMQARTEGAGSTCVPQRKGVQAGADIPWGVLYQPHPFQDCPASGIPCAPSPVSHLSPGLESPALRLTNTCSAPISLASEKPGQKLPGLPHAKAAPLGTPDMAPWTGPSQSETSFHALFKPVVSFLHSVPFSAAGTPSSCSFFQDPLGEKAPAAEGEQRPRTLLLQGKAKQKASRSRGSPRHFRSKWQGVKLPPVPSITNLNFSRNFTFSFFELPPHQGPQYWLQRQQLIRLLMKQLQ